One Tolypothrix bouteillei VB521301 DNA window includes the following coding sequences:
- a CDS encoding putative bifunctional diguanylate cyclase/phosphodiesterase translates to MAVCKGDILIVDDTLENLRFLSTTLIERGYKVRSVTSGAMALVVAQTALPNLILLDIRMPEEDGYEVCQRLKMDTQTREIPVIFLSAANEVIDKVRAFEVGGVDYVTKPFHLEELLARIDTHLSLQAARQEIRKLNVELEERVRLRTIQLEREIVERQKLQEKLLHIALHDSLTGLLNRAWLMERLQQLLEHAQQYPNFLFAILFLDCDRFKIVNDSLGHLVGDRLLIAIARRLESCLPPGSTLARLGGDEFTILLENIQNVQAVTTVAERILQEFTISFKVSQSDIFSNVSIGIVLGNKSYEQPEHLLRDADTAMYQAKGIGKGCYQVFDPAMHHHALNCLEIETDLRQATEQNELIVYYQPIVSLTSGRIVGFEALVRWQHPKQGLLSPNQFIFIAEQSELIIKIDLWVMREACRQLRLWQNEGLIADSIKMSVNLSVKHLTRTNLIQEIDSLLQESRLDRRDLRLEITESGIMGNAEIAASILEQLKYREIHLSIDDFGTGYSSLSYLQRLPVNTLKIDRSFISRIQNDGQNTEIIRAIIALSDSLGIQAIAEGVETSSQLQHLRTLGCAFGQGYFFSPPLNAESAMRLLQTPPQWL, encoded by the coding sequence ATGGCTGTATGTAAGGGTGACATTTTGATTGTTGACGATACACTAGAGAATTTAAGATTTTTGTCAACAACGTTGATAGAAAGGGGATACAAAGTACGGAGCGTTACGAGTGGTGCCATGGCACTTGTTGTGGCACAAACTGCGCTCCCCAATTTAATCTTGTTGGATATTAGGATGCCAGAAGAAGATGGTTATGAGGTTTGCCAGCGTCTAAAAATGGATACACAGACGCGTGAAATTCCCGTGATTTTTTTAAGTGCTGCCAATGAAGTCATAGATAAGGTGAGGGCATTTGAGGTTGGAGGTGTAGATTACGTTACTAAGCCATTCCATTTAGAAGAGTTGCTTGCTCGCATTGATACACATCTCAGTCTTCAAGCAGCGCGACAAGAAATTCGGAAGTTAAATGTAGAACTTGAGGAGAGAGTTCGCTTGCGTACCATTCAACTAGAACGGGAGATTGTGGAACGCCAAAAACTACAGGAAAAATTACTGCATATAGCACTCCACGATAGCTTGACTGGACTATTAAATCGTGCTTGGCTTATGGAGCGGTTGCAACAGTTACTCGAACATGCACAGCAGTATCCAAATTTTTTATTTGCTATTCTGTTTTTGGATTGCGATCGCTTTAAAATAGTCAATGATTCTCTTGGGCATCTCGTAGGAGATCGACTGTTGATTGCGATCGCCCGTCGCTTGGAATCGTGCCTTCCTCCAGGTAGTACTCTAGCTCGTTTGGGAGGCGATGAGTTCACAATTCTTTTGGAAAATATTCAAAATGTTCAGGCTGTAACGACAGTCGCAGAGCGCATCCTCCAAGAATTTACAATTTCATTTAAAGTCAGTCAAAGTGATATCTTTAGCAATGTCAGTATTGGAATCGTACTGGGCAATAAGAGCTACGAACAGCCAGAACATTTACTTCGTGATGCTGATACAGCCATGTATCAAGCTAAAGGAATAGGCAAGGGTTGCTATCAAGTTTTTGACCCGGCAATGCATCATCATGCCTTAAATTGTTTGGAAATTGAAACCGATTTGCGGCAAGCTACAGAACAGAATGAACTTATTGTTTACTATCAGCCAATTGTATCCTTAACGAGTGGTAGGATAGTAGGCTTTGAAGCTTTAGTTCGCTGGCAACACCCAAAACAAGGGCTGCTTTCTCCCAATCAGTTTATCTTTATTGCAGAACAGTCAGAGTTAATTATAAAAATCGATTTGTGGGTGATGCGGGAAGCATGCCGTCAGCTTCGTCTTTGGCAAAATGAAGGATTGATTGCAGATTCCATAAAAATGAGTGTTAATCTTTCAGTCAAACATCTTACCCGTACCAATCTGATTCAAGAAATCGATAGTCTTTTACAAGAAAGTCGGTTAGATCGCCGGGATCTCAGGCTAGAGATTACTGAAAGCGGTATTATGGGAAACGCTGAAATTGCTGCTAGTATTTTAGAGCAATTAAAATACCGAGAAATCCATTTAAGCATTGATGATTTTGGTACGGGCTACTCTTCTTTGAGCTACCTACAGCGCTTACCCGTAAATACGCTCAAGATAGATCGATCTTTTATCAGTCGCATTCAAAATGACGGGCAAAATACTGAAATTATTCGAGCAATTATTGCTCTGTCAGATAGCCTGGGAATACAAGCGATCGCAGAAGGTGTAGAAACGTCTTCTCAGTTACAACATTTGAGAACATTGGGTTGTGCGTTTGGACAGGGGTATTTCTTTTCTCCTCCTTTAAATGCTGAATCTGCAATGCGGCTACTTCAAACCCCTCCACAGTGGTTGTGA
- a CDS encoding SDR family oxidoreductase, translated as MQDKVIVIVGATGGIGSALTRQLAPTGAKLVLAARNADRLTALAAELPGQVLSVPTDITNLQQVDTLMSKTLASFGQIDVLVNAAGVGILKSYNTLEPDDLDKMLEVNLKGSFYTCQKAAQEMQKRKSGHICNVVGILGKHSMAMAAAYSASKFGVVGFSKCMAEELKRFGIKFTLFYFGGVDSPFWDNVSLKVDRKKMLSPETAANAIFFALCAEPQAVPLEINIQPDSHLFF; from the coding sequence ATGCAGGATAAAGTCATCGTTATTGTTGGTGCCACTGGTGGTATTGGTTCAGCCCTGACTCGACAACTAGCCCCTACAGGCGCAAAATTGGTACTGGCAGCAAGGAATGCCGATCGCCTGACGGCACTGGCGGCTGAATTACCAGGACAAGTTTTGAGTGTTCCTACAGATATTACTAACCTTCAACAAGTAGATACACTGATGTCCAAGACGCTTGCCAGTTTTGGTCAAATTGACGTTTTGGTCAATGCAGCTGGTGTTGGGATACTCAAGTCGTACAACACTTTGGAGCCTGACGATTTGGACAAGATGCTGGAAGTCAACCTTAAAGGCAGTTTTTACACCTGTCAAAAAGCAGCCCAAGAAATGCAAAAGCGCAAATCCGGTCATATTTGTAATGTTGTGGGCATTTTGGGCAAACATTCAATGGCAATGGCTGCAGCTTACTCTGCTTCTAAATTTGGTGTTGTTGGCTTTAGCAAGTGTATGGCAGAGGAACTGAAACGCTTTGGCATCAAGTTTACGTTATTCTATTTTGGTGGAGTGGATTCTCCTTTCTGGGACAATGTGAGCTTAAAGGTAGACCGGAAAAAAATGCTCAGCCCAGAAACTGCAGCCAATGCCATTTTCTTTGCTCTATGCGCTGAACCTCAAGCAGTTCCTTTAGAAATTAATATCCAACCCGATAGTCATTTATTTTTTTAA
- a CDS encoding HAD family hydrolase, with product MLRLITDFDGPIIDVSERYYKVYQYCLQKIQRPGQEVRELSKAEFWQMKRSRVPEKQIAVISGLEEAQAQEFSQLRKQTVHTQPYFEYDTLAPGAVEALLKVQKAGIDLVVMTMRRERELDYAFKKYDLGRFFPENRCYCLSNDYIKTRDTDDKPLLMARAIRELPPAFDTWMVGDTEADIISAKKQGIKAIAVECGIRDRSQQELYQPDLIVKDFSSAVNLVLEQALQPVG from the coding sequence ATGTTAAGACTTATTACTGATTTTGACGGTCCCATCATTGATGTTTCCGAACGTTACTACAAAGTTTATCAATATTGTTTGCAGAAAATCCAACGCCCCGGACAAGAGGTACGAGAACTATCTAAAGCAGAATTTTGGCAAATGAAGCGATCGCGTGTTCCGGAAAAGCAAATTGCTGTTATATCCGGTTTGGAAGAAGCGCAAGCGCAGGAATTTTCGCAATTGCGAAAGCAAACCGTTCATACCCAACCTTATTTCGAGTACGATACCTTAGCCCCTGGTGCTGTTGAGGCTCTGTTAAAAGTCCAAAAGGCTGGCATTGATTTGGTTGTCATGACAATGCGTCGGGAACGGGAACTAGATTATGCTTTCAAAAAATACGATTTAGGGAGATTTTTTCCAGAAAACCGTTGTTACTGTCTGAGCAACGACTACATCAAAACTCGCGATACTGACGACAAACCCTTGTTAATGGCAAGGGCTATAAGAGAACTTCCCCCTGCATTTGACACTTGGATGGTGGGAGATACAGAAGCCGATATCATTTCTGCCAAAAAGCAAGGTATTAAGGCGATCGCAGTGGAATGCGGTATTCGCGATCGCTCCCAACAAGAACTTTACCAACCAGATTTAATTGTTAAGGATTTCAGTTCTGCCGTGAATTTAGTCCTAGAACAAGCATTACAGCCAGTTGGTTAA
- a CDS encoding CPP1-like family protein, translating to MSEQNPYEKLGVSEDASFDEIQDVRSRLLEQYSGDAKRLEVIEAAYDAILMERLKMRQEGKIKVPERIRFPERLVQAPPKETQSPREQSPLWLQTVLDKPAPQDILLPGVWYLGLSTIGVFYQAGGDPVLQMTLLLGIGVCIYFLSRKEGKFGRSVLLTLLGLILGLIAGGLLAAWIVPQIQQFINLNQNQFSTVVAFLLLWLISSFLK from the coding sequence ATGAGCGAGCAAAATCCTTACGAAAAACTTGGGGTATCTGAGGATGCTAGCTTCGATGAAATTCAGGATGTCCGCAGTCGTCTGCTGGAACAGTACAGTGGCGATGCTAAGCGTCTAGAAGTCATAGAGGCGGCATATGATGCAATTTTAATGGAACGCTTGAAAATGCGCCAGGAAGGCAAAATCAAAGTTCCAGAACGCATCAGGTTTCCAGAAAGGCTTGTACAAGCACCTCCCAAAGAAACTCAGAGCCCACGCGAGCAGTCGCCTTTGTGGCTGCAAACAGTATTAGATAAGCCAGCGCCTCAGGATATTTTACTACCAGGGGTTTGGTATCTCGGTTTAAGTACGATCGGCGTGTTTTATCAAGCTGGAGGCGATCCAGTGTTGCAAATGACACTGCTGTTAGGTATTGGTGTCTGTATTTATTTTCTCAGTCGCAAGGAAGGTAAATTTGGTCGTTCTGTTCTATTGACACTTCTCGGTTTAATTCTGGGTCTAATAGCAGGAGGACTTCTTGCAGCCTGGATAGTACCGCAAATACAGCAATTTATTAATCTAAATCAGAATCAGTTCTCTACAGTTGTAGCTTTCTTGTTGCTATGGCTTATTAGTAGTTTTTTAAAGTAG
- a CDS encoding response regulator transcription factor, whose product MAPAKILVVDDDPAVRNLIQRFLIKQSYQVEAAEDGKTALALFEQFNPDLVILDVNLPDVIGFNLCQEMQSRNGVFVLMLTSRADEADKIRGFSKGADDYLTKPFGLGELEVRVAAILRRQRVVTTAEQKRLVFEKLMIDPVRREVTLNSLPVPLTALEFDLLHFLASHPGRVWRRAELIQEVWDYEYVGDQRVVDVHIGQIRKKIEADASQPALIQTVRGVGYKFECPTQPQ is encoded by the coding sequence ATGGCTCCTGCCAAGATTCTTGTTGTTGACGACGATCCTGCGGTTCGGAATTTAATCCAACGCTTCCTGATCAAACAGAGCTATCAGGTAGAAGCTGCCGAAGATGGTAAAACCGCCCTGGCCCTCTTTGAGCAGTTTAACCCCGATTTGGTAATATTGGATGTCAATTTACCAGACGTAATTGGGTTTAACCTCTGCCAAGAGATGCAAAGCCGAAATGGCGTTTTTGTGCTAATGCTCACTAGTCGCGCCGATGAAGCTGATAAAATTCGTGGTTTCTCAAAAGGCGCAGATGACTACCTTACCAAACCATTTGGCTTGGGAGAGCTAGAAGTCAGGGTTGCAGCCATTTTAAGGCGACAGCGTGTCGTAACTACTGCAGAACAAAAACGCCTGGTGTTTGAAAAGTTAATGATCGACCCCGTGCGGCGAGAAGTTACACTTAACAGCCTACCAGTCCCCTTAACTGCTCTAGAGTTTGATTTATTACATTTCTTAGCTAGCCATCCAGGTCGAGTTTGGCGGCGGGCGGAACTTATTCAGGAGGTTTGGGATTATGAATACGTCGGCGACCAACGGGTTGTAGACGTGCATATAGGTCAAATTCGCAAAAAAATTGAAGCTGATGCCAGTCAACCCGCTTTAATTCAAACGGTACGAGGTGTTGGGTATAAGTTTGAATGCCCCACTCAACCCCAGTAG
- a CDS encoding DUF2811 domain-containing protein has translation MNTTVGIFSEIPEALHESLKIYLDTHPDWDQNRVLTAALSLFLLQNGESDRRAARVYLETLFHHC, from the coding sequence ATGAATACGACAGTTGGTATCTTTAGCGAAATTCCCGAAGCACTTCACGAATCCCTCAAAATTTATCTAGACACACATCCAGATTGGGATCAAAACCGCGTCCTGACAGCAGCTCTGTCCCTGTTTTTACTTCAAAATGGAGAAAGCGATCGCCGTGCGGCTCGTGTTTACTTAGAAACTTTATTTCACCATTGTTAA
- a CDS encoding MDR family MFS transporter, which yields MIFLTRIPLPVKKQKLRLLPKLNYQIWILAIGRFLLEFGTGFTLFYAPIFFVNKVGLSATSVGIALGSASLSGILGRILSGSFSDSPDIGRRRTLLLAAAVSAIGSMVLAATDDLVTLLIGNTIAGMGLGLYWPANEAIVADVTLPETRHEAYAITRLSDNLGLGMGIVLGGFLVATTGNYRLLFIIDAISFAVFFVVVYFAIQENNRVPKSHITRNQQLVSWLTSLQDNHFRVFIIVNIIFTIYFSQLHSTLPIYFKNFVSTGASGKGFSETTISTLFAWHLSIVILGQLPIARVLKRFSDPLALVVSAVLWATGFLLIWMTCTVTSYHLVWAALALGIFALAIVSYTPSSSSLITELAPESQRGVYFAIGALCWAIGYAIGPSFGGWVLDQAEIIVTYYWLGLALTTGIAIAILLRLNKLIRNQIETEDKGERPIFPKSKI from the coding sequence ATGATATTTCTTACTCGAATCCCGCTCCCCGTGAAGAAACAAAAACTACGGCTTCTACCAAAGCTAAATTACCAAATCTGGATTCTAGCTATTGGGAGATTTCTCTTAGAATTTGGCACTGGCTTCACTTTGTTTTACGCCCCAATCTTTTTCGTGAACAAAGTTGGTTTGTCAGCAACGTCTGTCGGTATAGCTTTGGGTAGCGCTTCATTATCTGGGATTCTCGGACGAATTTTAAGCGGTTCTTTTTCAGACTCCCCCGATATTGGACGACGCCGCACTTTGTTGCTGGCTGCAGCCGTTTCAGCAATTGGCTCTATGGTCTTGGCTGCAACTGACGATCTTGTTACCCTGTTAATCGGGAATACGATCGCGGGGATGGGCTTGGGTTTATACTGGCCTGCTAACGAGGCTATTGTTGCTGATGTTACACTACCGGAAACTCGTCATGAAGCTTATGCCATAACTCGACTTTCAGACAATCTGGGTTTGGGTATGGGAATTGTATTGGGAGGATTTTTAGTCGCAACAACAGGAAACTACCGCTTACTTTTCATTATTGATGCCATTTCGTTTGCAGTCTTTTTTGTAGTTGTTTATTTTGCCATTCAAGAAAACAATCGAGTACCCAAGTCACATATCACAAGGAATCAACAGCTAGTATCTTGGTTAACCTCATTACAAGATAACCACTTCCGCGTGTTTATAATTGTTAACATAATTTTTACAATATATTTTTCACAATTACATAGCACCCTTCCCATTTACTTTAAAAATTTTGTATCCACTGGAGCATCGGGAAAAGGATTTTCTGAAACAACTATCAGTACACTTTTCGCTTGGCATTTAAGCATTGTTATTTTGGGACAGTTACCCATCGCCCGTGTCTTAAAACGATTTAGCGATCCTCTAGCACTTGTTGTTTCTGCGGTATTGTGGGCTACTGGTTTTCTTCTCATTTGGATGACCTGCACGGTCACGTCTTATCATTTAGTTTGGGCAGCTTTGGCGTTAGGAATCTTTGCTCTTGCGATTGTTTCTTATACCCCTTCCTCTTCCTCTCTAATCACGGAGTTAGCTCCTGAATCCCAGCGCGGTGTTTACTTTGCCATCGGGGCTCTGTGTTGGGCTATTGGATATGCTATTGGTCCCTCTTTTGGAGGTTGGGTATTAGACCAAGCTGAAATAATCGTGACGTATTATTGGCTGGGATTAGCACTAACGACTGGTATTGCGATCGCGATTTTGCTGCGCCTCAATAAACTAATTCGGAACCAAATAGAGACTGAGGATAAGGGAGAAAGACCTATTTTCCCAAAATCCAAAATCTAA
- the hisIE gene encoding bifunctional phosphoribosyl-AMP cyclohydrolase/phosphoribosyl-ATP diphosphatase HisIE has protein sequence MLSSDVKSLHNAIPLENIRYDEKGLVPAIVQDYLDGTVLMMAWMNQGSLQKTLESGETWFWSRSRQEFWHKGETSGYIQKVKSIRYDCDSDALLVGVEQIGDIACHTGERSCFHQVHGEIVQPPGSTLSQIFSVICDRRDNPQEDSYTCKLLAGGDNKILKKIGEESAEVVMAFKDDEPDAIAGEVADLLYHTLVALAHHNVDIKAVYRKLQERRK, from the coding sequence ATGTTGTCTTCTGATGTCAAGTCATTACACAATGCCATTCCTTTAGAAAATATTCGCTACGATGAAAAAGGGCTAGTACCCGCTATTGTTCAGGACTATTTGGACGGGACTGTTCTGATGATGGCATGGATGAATCAGGGATCGCTACAGAAGACTTTGGAAAGTGGAGAAACTTGGTTTTGGAGCCGTTCCCGACAGGAGTTTTGGCATAAAGGGGAAACTTCTGGGTACATACAGAAGGTGAAAAGTATTCGATACGATTGTGATAGTGATGCATTACTAGTTGGTGTAGAGCAAATAGGAGATATTGCCTGTCACACTGGGGAACGCAGTTGCTTTCATCAAGTTCATGGGGAAATTGTCCAACCTCCAGGCAGTACACTGTCACAAATTTTTTCCGTAATTTGCGATCGCCGCGACAATCCACAGGAGGATTCTTATACCTGTAAGTTGCTGGCTGGTGGTGATAACAAGATTTTGAAAAAGATAGGTGAAGAAAGCGCTGAGGTGGTGATGGCTTTTAAGGATGACGAACCAGATGCGATCGCAGGTGAGGTTGCAGATCTGTTGTACCACACTCTTGTCGCGTTGGCTCATCATAATGTTGATATCAAAGCCGTTTATCGCAAGTTGCAAGAACGGCGGAAGTAA
- a CDS encoding ChaB family protein, which translates to MLYKSNQDLPLEIRTRFSEAYQDLYRAAFNSAIHWYGEAPKAHQVALSAVKMQSAMYRSIV; encoded by the coding sequence ATGTTATACAAGTCCAATCAAGACTTGCCTTTAGAAATTCGCACTCGCTTTTCTGAGGCATACCAGGATCTGTACCGAGCTGCTTTTAACTCGGCAATCCATTGGTACGGTGAAGCACCAAAAGCTCACCAGGTCGCTTTAAGTGCAGTGAAAATGCAATCCGCAATGTACAGGAGCATCGTTTAA
- the hemL gene encoding glutamate-1-semialdehyde 2,1-aminomutase, which yields MVNTTIKTTKSQEIFASAQNLMPGGVSSPVRAFKSVGGQPIVFDRVKGAYIWDVDGNQYIDYVGTWGPAICGHAHPEVIAALHEALDKGTSFGAPSVLENVLAEMVIDAVPSIEMVRFVNSGTEACMAVLRLMRAFTKRDKIIKFEGCYHGHADMFLVKAGSGVATLGLPDSPGVPKSVTSNTLTAPFNDLEAVKALFEENRDEIAGVILEPVVGNAGFITPDAGFLEGLRELTHDHGALLVFDEVMTGFRIAYGGAQEKFGITPDLTTLGKIIGGGLPVGAYGGRRDIMSMVAPAGPMYQAGTLSGNPLAMTAGIKTLELLQKPGTYEYLDQITQKLANGLLQVARETGHAACGGQISGMFGLFFTSGPVHSYEDAKKSDTAKFGRFHRGMLERGVYLAPSQFEAGFTSIAHTEEDIERTLQAAREVMSGL from the coding sequence TTGGTAAATACAACAATTAAAACTACAAAATCACAAGAAATCTTTGCATCTGCCCAAAATTTAATGCCAGGAGGGGTAAGTTCGCCCGTCCGAGCTTTTAAATCCGTGGGCGGACAGCCTATCGTTTTTGACCGTGTTAAAGGCGCATACATTTGGGACGTAGATGGCAATCAGTACATTGATTACGTAGGAACCTGGGGACCTGCCATTTGCGGACACGCTCACCCTGAGGTGATTGCAGCACTTCATGAAGCATTAGACAAGGGTACAAGCTTCGGTGCGCCAAGCGTATTGGAAAACGTCTTGGCTGAAATGGTTATCGACGCTGTTCCGAGCATTGAAATGGTAAGATTTGTTAACTCCGGTACAGAAGCTTGTATGGCTGTTCTGCGGTTGATGCGAGCTTTTACCAAACGTGACAAAATTATCAAGTTTGAAGGTTGCTACCACGGTCATGCCGATATGTTTTTGGTAAAAGCGGGCTCTGGTGTAGCAACATTGGGTTTACCTGACTCCCCAGGCGTTCCCAAATCAGTCACAAGTAACACCCTCACAGCACCTTTTAACGATTTAGAAGCAGTCAAAGCCCTCTTTGAGGAAAATCGTGACGAAATTGCTGGTGTGATATTGGAGCCAGTTGTTGGAAATGCTGGTTTCATTACCCCTGATGCTGGCTTTCTAGAAGGATTGCGGGAACTTACCCACGACCATGGGGCATTGTTAGTATTTGACGAAGTGATGACAGGCTTCCGCATCGCTTACGGCGGTGCTCAAGAGAAGTTTGGCATTACCCCCGATTTGACAACACTCGGTAAAATTATCGGCGGTGGATTGCCTGTGGGAGCTTATGGCGGTCGTCGAGATATCATGTCAATGGTTGCTCCAGCTGGTCCAATGTACCAAGCAGGAACTCTCTCTGGTAATCCTTTGGCAATGACAGCAGGAATTAAAACACTGGAATTGTTGCAAAAACCAGGAACTTACGAGTATCTTGACCAAATTACTCAAAAATTAGCAAATGGTTTGCTTCAGGTTGCCCGAGAAACAGGTCATGCAGCTTGCGGCGGTCAAATCAGCGGTATGTTTGGTTTGTTCTTTACTTCAGGACCAGTTCACAGCTACGAAGACGCGAAAAAGTCCGACACAGCCAAGTTCGGACGCTTCCATCGCGGTATGTTAGAGCGCGGTGTTTATTTAGCACCATCTCAGTTTGAGGCTGGGTTTACCTCCATCGCTCACACAGAAGAGGATATTGAGAGAACACTGCAAGCAGCCCGTGAAGTCATGTCTGGTCTGTAA
- a CDS encoding serine/threonine-protein kinase → MSYCINPTCPNPENLAYSDRCQSCGSRLLMRDRYRIIKALGQGGFGATFLAEDEALPGEPSCVIKQLRPSGTAPHILQMARELFEREAVTLGRIGNHPQVPRLLDYFEDREQFYLVQEYINGPTLQQEIKRNGVYSEAGVKQFLSELLPLLQYIHERKVIHRDIKPANIIRRSQDCRLVLIDFGAVKNQVQTLANQSEQTALTAYAIGTPGFAPPEQMAMRPVFASDIYALGVTCIYLLTGKSPKDIDYNPTTGEMQWERLVCISDHLTEVLRKMLEVSVRNRYQTAEEVLRALALEPYLDSLAQSMMVRQSGVKERSSNHLEDEKVFSNVRSAHTSSGQGVAQMAAAIRARRAKMPEGTGLSGVATQRVMTMKSTTLAGSHSGSSGDNKSQVQRKLDTQGLLTAYMKGRRDFALYNLNLLNLQGADLSGTNFHSSQLQNVNFQGANLNSSDFGRASLNRANLKDSNLTKAYLNNADLEGADLRGADLSFAYLNGANLRGANLCGANLTGAKISDEQLALAKTNWMTVRPNGRRGLL, encoded by the coding sequence ATGAGCTACTGCATAAATCCTACGTGTCCCAACCCTGAAAATTTAGCATATAGCGACAGGTGTCAGTCTTGCGGCTCGCGACTGCTAATGCGCGATCGCTATCGCATCATTAAAGCCTTAGGTCAGGGTGGTTTCGGTGCAACCTTTTTAGCTGAAGATGAAGCCTTACCGGGAGAACCAAGTTGCGTTATCAAGCAACTGCGTCCTTCAGGGACAGCGCCCCATATCTTGCAAATGGCACGGGAACTTTTCGAGCGAGAAGCTGTTACTTTGGGTCGGATTGGTAACCATCCCCAAGTACCCCGCTTGCTGGACTATTTTGAAGACCGCGAACAATTCTATCTAGTTCAAGAATATATCAACGGTCCGACTTTACAGCAGGAGATCAAACGCAATGGAGTTTATAGCGAAGCAGGAGTTAAGCAGTTTTTAAGCGAGCTTTTGCCGTTACTGCAATACATCCACGAACGAAAAGTGATTCACCGCGATATTAAACCGGCAAATATCATTCGTCGTTCTCAAGATTGCAGGTTAGTGCTGATCGACTTTGGTGCGGTTAAAAACCAAGTACAAACATTGGCAAACCAATCCGAGCAAACTGCGTTAACGGCATATGCAATTGGCACCCCTGGTTTTGCTCCTCCAGAACAAATGGCAATGCGTCCCGTCTTTGCTAGCGATATTTACGCCCTAGGCGTAACCTGTATTTACTTGCTGACTGGCAAATCTCCTAAAGATATAGATTACAATCCCACAACAGGCGAAATGCAGTGGGAACGGCTTGTCTGCATTAGCGACCACTTAACGGAAGTGCTACGGAAGATGCTGGAAGTATCAGTTCGCAATAGATACCAAACAGCAGAGGAAGTACTGAGAGCCTTAGCACTCGAACCTTACTTAGATAGTTTGGCGCAAAGTATGATGGTGCGGCAAAGTGGTGTAAAAGAGCGGTCCTCAAACCATTTAGAGGACGAAAAAGTTTTTTCTAACGTTCGTTCTGCTCATACTTCGAGCGGACAAGGAGTGGCACAGATGGCAGCTGCTATTCGAGCTAGAAGAGCCAAAATGCCCGAAGGTACAGGTCTGAGTGGAGTAGCAACACAAAGAGTAATGACAATGAAATCTACCACACTCGCTGGCAGTCATAGCGGTTCTTCTGGGGATAATAAGTCTCAAGTACAGCGTAAATTGGATACTCAGGGTTTGCTCACAGCGTATATGAAAGGGAGAAGAGATTTTGCCCTATACAATTTAAATCTGCTGAATTTGCAAGGTGCTGACTTATCTGGGACTAATTTCCATAGCTCTCAATTACAAAATGTTAATTTTCAAGGAGCTAATCTTAACAGTAGTGATTTTGGACGCGCTAGCCTCAATCGCGCAAATCTTAAAGATTCCAACTTAACCAAAGCGTATCTGAATAATGCTGATTTAGAAGGAGCCGATCTTCGAGGAGCAGATCTCAGCTTCGCATACCTCAACGGTGCAAATCTTCGAGGAGCAAATTTGTGTGGAGCTAATTTAACTGGTGCTAAAATTTCTGACGAGCAATTGGCATTAGCGAAAACAAACTGGATGACAGTGCGTCCCAATGGTCGGCGAGGCTTGTTGTGA
- a CDS encoding DUF6887 family protein: protein MTKPNFEAMSLQELREYILEHRNDDDAVHEMVLRIRRNGKTGTVDEFIEHVKHKLTQNQQ from the coding sequence ATGACAAAACCTAATTTTGAAGCAATGTCACTTCAAGAACTGCGAGAGTATATTTTAGAGCATCGGAATGATGACGATGCAGTTCATGAGATGGTACTCCGTATTCGTAGAAACGGTAAGACTGGAACAGTTGACGAATTTATTGAACACGTTAAACACAAACTGACACAAAATCAACAATAA